A region from the Dermacentor andersoni chromosome 11, qqDerAnde1_hic_scaffold, whole genome shotgun sequence genome encodes:
- the LOC126518271 gene encoding multidrug resistance-associated protein 1-like, translated as MEMLRKIAFYFSLMNFVWNCISFLVSLVTFMTFLMVGSHGLDPVTAFVSLALFNTLRFSLLLIPDLIVGCVVCNVAMGRMKEFLLSEDVDPNQVGNQPYGGDAVTIRQASFSWHRQERLVLQDLDVRIAQGQLVAVVGQVGSGKTSFLSAILGELRCVKGSINRKGKVAYVAQQAWIQNATVRQNILLKRQHHSCFYDRVILACQLQTDLTELPAGDQTELGMRGVNLSGGQKQRINLARAVYQNADLYIMDDPLSAVDAQVGSALFHGVIGPRGLLRKKTRVLATNTLSLLPLTDMVIVLHEGRVKEVHRAPFGQRLFEKGLALKALISASPASQQPQHHGATDGGAARPPIKVSHDEKSYDVTSGDVSSLSVTMAKRPNPQGTLSGYAKRGQLVEDEAFHVGKVEYEIYRDYVKRFGPVMFVVMLLSYAACRAFDVSENISALQLVRFLGYGPQEILDSW; from the exons ATGGAGATGCTGCGAAAGATCGCCTTCTACTTCAGCCTCATGAACTTTGTCTGGAACTGCATATCCTTCCTG GTGTCGCTGGTGACCTTCATGACCTTCCTGATGGTGGGCTCCCACGGTCTGGATCCCGTGACGGCGTTCGTGTCCCTGGCCCTGTTCAACACGCTGCGCTTCTCGCTGCTTCTCATCCCGGACCTCATTGTCGGCTGTGTAGTG TGCAACGTCGCTATGGGCCGCATGAAAGAGTTTCTGTTGAGCGAGGACGTCGACCCCAACCAAGTGGGCAACCAGCCGTATGGGG GCGACGCGGTGACCATACGCCAGGCGTCGTTCAGCTGGCACCGCCAGGAGCGCCTCGTCCTGCAGGACTTGGACGTTCGCATCGCTCAGGGTCAGCTGGTGGCCGTCGTCGGTCAGGTGGGCTCCGGCAAGACGTCTTTCCTGTCCGCCATCCTCGGCGAGCTGCGCTGCGTCAAAGGCTCGATCAACAGAAAG GGCAAAGTGGCGTACGTCGCCCAGCAGGCGTGGATCCAGAACGCCACGGTGCGCCAGAACATCCTCCTCAAGCGTCAACACCACTCGTGCTTCTACGATCGCGTGATACTGGCCTGCCAGCTGCAGACCGACCTCACCGAGCTACCCGCCGGAGACCAGACCGAACTGGGCATGCGCGGAGTCAACCTCAGCGGTGGACAGAAGCAGCGCATCAACCTCGCCAG GGCAGTGTACCAGAACGCGGACCTGTACATAATGGACGACCCGCTGAGCGCCGTTGATGCCCAAGTCGGCTCGGCGCTTTTCCACGGCGTCATCGGCCCCCGAGGACTGCTCAGAAAGAAG ACCCGCGTGCTGGCCACCAACACGCTGTCGCTGCTGCCCCTGACCGACATGGTGATCGTGCTGCACGAGGGACGCGTCAAGGAGGTGCACCGGGCGCCCTTTGGACAGCGGCTGTTCGAGAAAGGACTGGCGCTCAAAGCGCTCATTTCGGCGTCACCGGCGTCGCAGCAGCCCCAGCATCACGGCGCCACCGACGGCGGAGCCGCCAGGCCTCCGATCAAGGTTTCGCACGACGAGAA ATCGTACGACGTGACGTCCGGAGACGTGTCCTCGCTGTCCGTCACGATGGCCAAAAGACCAAATCCCCAAGGCACCCTTTCGGGTTACGCCAAGCGCGGCCAGCTCGTCGAGGACGAAGCGTTCCACGTGGGCAAG GTGGAGTACGAGATATACCGCGACTACGTGAAACGCTTCGGTCCCGTCATGTTCGTCGTGATGCTTTTGAGCTACGCCGCCTGCCGGGCGTTTGACGTGAGTGAGAATATCTCTGCGTTGCAGCTCGTACGTTTTTTGGGTTACGGTCCACAAGAAATACTTGATTCATGGTGA